The following proteins are co-located in the Deltaproteobacteria bacterium genome:
- a CDS encoding VCBS repeat-containing protein, whose protein sequence is MRARVSVRSPAASRDLLPSVLGRAAVLAWLLLAAAARASTPVTFAPAVSYTTGAAPKAVSAADFNGDGRLDLATADSAADSVSILPGVGAGAFAPVALTITVGTGPAALATADLNNDTRPDLAVANQGSGTVSLLLATGFGFAAPITLNLSSPSAAPGALTLGHFDSDTNIDLAVAEYGGNRVEVFLGQGDGTFIAGDQLIFQPRPTAIATGDLDGDADLDLVLTRGIGTAAIFINDAGHFVGYGDIGAAAGPTAIAAADVNGDGRADLMVAGSADDRVVVLSGNGDGTFNPPVQFVAGDHPQALALADFDRDGRLDAITANAGGDSVSVLRGASAGIFAAAQEFAAGGQPVAIAVADLNADNYLDAVTADQADSTVSVLMNLTGIVTPPPTPTTEPGPELTVGSGEVVGGGATPIVVSLQTNGSDVAAVQNDIVFDAGHLALSEDDCVVAPGIGKELNINITADNGGQAALRAIVISLGDTSPIADGPLYTCIFTVLPGTPAGVYALAVRAAVASDGSGDAVPNLTTADGAITVVEPSPTRTATATRTPSVTATATPTRTPTPSPTVTPTSTPTPSPTHTITPTGTRSPSSTPTPSFTPTPSPTHTITPTGTRSPSLTPTPSLTPTPSPTHTITPTGTRSPSLTPSATDTPTASPTATASAPAPVCSGDCDGSNDVTIDELVLAVNISLGSSPASACPEADVDGDGEVTIDELVRAVNNSLDGCPS, encoded by the coding sequence GTGCGTGCCCGAGTCAGCGTGCGATCTCCCGCGGCTAGCCGCGACCTCCTACCTTCGGTGCTGGGCCGGGCGGCAGTGCTGGCCTGGCTGCTACTGGCCGCGGCGGCGCGGGCGAGCACTCCGGTCACGTTTGCACCGGCGGTCTCGTATACCACCGGCGCCGCCCCCAAGGCGGTGTCGGCGGCGGACTTCAACGGTGACGGCCGCCTCGATCTCGCCACCGCCGACAGCGCTGCCGATAGCGTGTCGATTCTGCCGGGCGTCGGTGCCGGCGCCTTCGCCCCGGTCGCGCTCACGATCACCGTCGGCACCGGCCCAGCCGCGCTGGCCACGGCCGACCTCAACAACGACACCCGGCCAGACCTCGCGGTGGCCAATCAAGGCTCCGGCACCGTGTCGCTGCTGCTCGCCACCGGCTTCGGCTTCGCGGCCCCGATCACGCTGAACCTCAGTTCGCCCAGTGCTGCACCCGGCGCCCTGACCCTGGGGCACTTCGATTCCGACACCAACATCGATCTGGCCGTAGCCGAGTATGGCGGCAATCGCGTCGAGGTCTTCCTCGGCCAAGGCGACGGCACCTTCATCGCCGGCGATCAGCTCATCTTTCAGCCCCGCCCGACGGCAATCGCTACCGGCGACCTCGATGGCGACGCCGATCTCGACCTCGTGCTCACGCGCGGCATCGGTACCGCCGCCATCTTTATCAACGACGCCGGCCACTTTGTCGGCTATGGCGACATTGGTGCCGCTGCCGGCCCGACCGCTATCGCTGCCGCCGATGTCAACGGCGACGGGCGCGCCGACTTGATGGTGGCGGGAAGCGCGGATGACCGGGTCGTCGTGCTCTCCGGCAATGGCGATGGCACCTTCAATCCGCCGGTTCAGTTCGTCGCCGGCGACCACCCGCAAGCGCTCGCCCTCGCCGACTTCGATCGCGATGGCCGCCTCGATGCGATAACGGCCAACGCCGGCGGCGATTCCGTCAGCGTCTTACGCGGCGCCAGCGCCGGCATCTTCGCAGCAGCGCAGGAATTCGCTGCCGGTGGTCAACCGGTTGCCATCGCGGTCGCTGACCTCAACGCCGATAACTATCTCGACGCCGTAACCGCCGACCAGGCCGATAGCACGGTCTCGGTGTTGATGAACTTGACCGGAATCGTGACCCCGCCGCCGACGCCCACGACCGAACCCGGGCCGGAACTGACCGTAGGAAGCGGCGAGGTGGTTGGCGGCGGGGCAACACCGATAGTGGTCAGCCTCCAAACCAACGGCAGCGACGTCGCTGCGGTCCAGAACGACATCGTCTTCGACGCCGGCCACCTCGCACTGAGCGAGGACGATTGTGTCGTCGCTCCCGGCATCGGCAAGGAGCTGAACATCAACATCACGGCGGACAACGGCGGGCAAGCGGCGCTGCGGGCGATCGTGATCTCGTTGGGCGACACCAGCCCGATTGCGGACGGCCCGCTTTATACTTGCATTTTCACCGTCCTGCCCGGAACCCCCGCGGGCGTGTATGCGCTGGCGGTACGGGCGGCGGTGGCGAGCGACGGCAGCGGCGACGCCGTGCCCAATCTCACGACCGCAGATGGTGCCATCACGGTCGTCGAGCCGAGCCCGACCCGCACCGCGACCGCCACGCGCACGCCCTCGGTCACGGCCACAGCGACGCCGACGCGAACGCCCACTCCATCACCGACGGTGACGCCCACGTCGACGCCGACACCGAGTCCGACCCACACCATCACCCCGACCGGTACGCGCAGCCCGAGCTCGACGCCGACACCATCGTTCACGCCGACACCGAGCCCGACCCACACCATCACGCCAACCGGTACGCGCAGCCCGAGCCTGACGCCGACACCATCGTTGACGCCGACACCGAGCCCGACCCACACCATCACCCCAACCGGCACGCGCAGCCCGAGCCTGACGCCGTCAGCGACCGACACGCCCACCGCCAGCCCGACGGCCACGGCTAGCGCCCCGGCGCCCGTTTGCTCCGGCGATTGCGACGGCTCGAACGACGTGACCATCGACGAACTAGTCCTAGCCGTTAACATTAGCTTAGGCAGCAGCCCCGCTTCCGCCTGTCCCGAGGCCGATGTCGACGGTGACGGCGAGGTTACGATCGACGAGCTTGTCAGAGCGGTGAACAACAGCCTCGACGGCTGTCCGAGTTGA
- a CDS encoding single-stranded DNA-binding protein, translating into MVNKVIIVGNLGKDPDVRFTPSGKAVCKFSVATSERWTDQQGQKQERTEWHNVVVWGKQAETCGQYLAKGRQVYVEGSIHTRSYDDKDGNKRYITEITARDVRFLGSGGGGARITQQDAGFAVPAGEDAGPPAGPEDDIPF; encoded by the coding sequence GTGGTCAACAAAGTCATCATCGTCGGCAATCTCGGCAAGGACCCTGACGTCCGCTTCACCCCCAGCGGCAAGGCCGTGTGCAAGTTCTCGGTGGCGACCTCCGAGCGCTGGACCGATCAGCAGGGCCAGAAGCAGGAGCGCACCGAGTGGCACAACGTGGTGGTGTGGGGCAAGCAAGCGGAAACCTGCGGCCAATACCTCGCCAAAGGCCGCCAGGTGTACGTCGAAGGCTCCATCCATACCCGCAGCTACGACGACAAGGACGGCAACAAGCGCTACATCACCGAAATTACCGCGCGTGACGTGCGCTTCCTTGGCAGCGGTGGCGGTGGCGCCCGCATCACGCAGCAGGATGCCGGCTTTGCCGTCCCCGCCGGCGAAGACGCGGGCCCGCCCGCCGGTCCGGAAGACGACATCCCGTTCTGA